In a genomic window of Chrysemys picta bellii isolate R12L10 chromosome 1, ASM1138683v2, whole genome shotgun sequence:
- the B4GALT4 gene encoding beta-1,4-galactosyltransferase 4 isoform X2: MGLSSVILHLSYKFRLLLIFILCMMVVAWATSSYLVDTVQETPKAKSLVENFRKATMLEKENQKKKAMSTVEVHTVKSTMSHCPALSPYLQGPSQLKFKASLTLEEVQKENPQVAKGRHRPVECSALQRVAILIPHRNRETHLLYLLEHLHPFLQRQQLDYGIYVIHQAGNTKFNRAKLLNVGYLEALKEENWDCFIFHDVDLVPENDFNMYTCDKQPKHLVVGRNNTGYRSEEELCGAPKLVSFTNRSWCNKRYYLTHLLSYHSVSLTPGFPKSVMSLTGSTVPCKENTKGPKTAH; encoded by the exons ATGGGCTTGAGCTCTGTCATCCTTCACCTCTCCTACAAATTCAGGCTACTGCTGATCTTCATCTTGTGCATGATGGTGGTAGCATGGGCCACCTCCAGTTACCTTGTGGACACTGTACAGGAGACTCCGAAAGCAAAGAGCTTGGTGGAGAATTTCAGGAAGGCAACCATGCTGGAGAAGGAGAATCAGAAAAAGAAGGCCATGTCAACTGTGGAAGTTCATACAGTGAAGTCCACCATGAGTCACtgccctgctctctctccctACCTGC AGGGCCCCAGCCAGCTCAAGTTCAAAGCATCTCTCACATTGGAAGAGGTACAGAAGGAGAACCCTCAGGTTGCAAAAGGCCGGCATCGCCCTGTAGAGTGCTCAGCACTGCAACGAGTGGCCATCCTGATCCCACACCGCAATCGAGAGACGCACCTGTTGTACCTGCTGGAGCACCTCCACCCATTCCTACAGAGACAGCAACTGGACTATGGTATCTATGTCATCCACCAG GCTGGCAATACCAAGTTTAACCGAGCTAAACTGCTGAATGTAGGATACCTGGAGGCCCTGAAGGAAGAAAACTGGGACTGTTTCATTTTCCATGATGTGGACCTGGTGCCAGAGAATGACTTTAACATGTACACGTGTGACAAACAACCAAAGCACCTTGTAGTTGGCAGGAACAACACTGGGTACAG atctgaagaagaactctgtggagctccaaagcttgtctctttcaccaacagaagttggtgcaataaaagatattacctcacccaccttctctcttacCACTCAGTCAGTCTAACTCCAGGATTCCCAAAATCTGTTATGAGTCTGACTGGAAGTACTGTGCCTTGCAAAGAGAATACCAAGGGCCCTAAGACAGCCCACTGA